Proteins from one Trichocoleus desertorum ATA4-8-CV12 genomic window:
- a CDS encoding NAD(P)H-quinone oxidoreductase subunit 4 codes for MLDRVPWLTAIVLLPLIAAMFIPLLPDKDGKLVRWYALGVGVIDFALMCFTFWTHYDASSATFQLVEKIAWVPQLGLNWAVSVDGLSAPLVLLAGLVTTLSIFAAWRVDRRPRLFYGLMLVLYAAQVGVFVAQDLLLFFIMWEIELVPVYLLVCIWGGQNRRYAATKFLMYTAIASIFILVAAMAMAFYGDTTTFDIAELHLKEFPLALELLLYAGLLVAFGVKLAIVPFHTWLPDAHGEASSPVSMVLAGVLLKMGGYGLIRLNLELLPHAHIYFAPVLAILGVINIVYGALNSFAQTNMKRRLAYSSISHMGFVLLGIASFTDLGVSGALLQMISHGLIASVLFFLAGVTYDRTHTMMMNQMGGIGQALPKVFALFTIAALASLALPGMSGFASEIAVFMGVTTSDVYSSNFRTATVFLSAVGLILTPIYLLSMLRQVFYGPSSELMCDILPSCDLDDVDLKNQGNDEPACFGTNCDLPVEAKFEDANPREVFIAACFIALIVGIGFYPKMAMQMYDVKTVAVNAQLRESYRQAAQANPQIYAKGFWNSTTISESQAPPLLGLVK; via the coding sequence ATGCTAGATCGAGTTCCTTGGCTCACCGCGATCGTTCTACTGCCCCTCATCGCTGCCATGTTCATCCCGCTGCTGCCTGATAAAGACGGCAAGTTGGTGCGTTGGTATGCCCTTGGCGTAGGAGTCATAGACTTTGCTTTAATGTGTTTCACCTTTTGGACGCATTACGATGCCAGTAGTGCGACCTTCCAACTCGTGGAAAAAATTGCCTGGGTACCGCAGTTAGGTCTCAACTGGGCAGTTTCGGTTGATGGCTTGTCCGCCCCGCTCGTGTTGTTGGCTGGGCTAGTGACAACGCTCTCAATTTTTGCCGCTTGGCGAGTCGATCGCAGACCGCGATTGTTCTACGGCTTAATGCTGGTGTTGTATGCCGCCCAAGTCGGTGTATTTGTGGCCCAAGACCTGCTGTTGTTCTTCATCATGTGGGAGATTGAGCTGGTTCCGGTCTATCTACTCGTTTGCATTTGGGGTGGGCAAAACCGCCGTTATGCTGCGACGAAATTTTTGATGTATACGGCGATCGCGTCCATCTTTATTTTGGTGGCGGCGATGGCAATGGCATTCTACGGTGATACCACCACCTTCGATATTGCCGAATTGCACCTAAAAGAATTTCCACTGGCGCTTGAGCTGTTGCTGTATGCAGGGTTACTGGTCGCCTTTGGAGTCAAACTGGCAATCGTGCCTTTCCACACTTGGCTACCCGATGCTCATGGCGAAGCTTCTTCTCCAGTGTCAATGGTGCTGGCAGGAGTGCTGTTGAAAATGGGCGGTTATGGCTTAATTCGCCTCAACCTCGAACTGTTGCCCCATGCTCACATCTATTTCGCTCCGGTTCTAGCAATTCTAGGAGTCATCAACATTGTCTATGGCGCGTTGAACTCCTTTGCCCAGACCAACATGAAGCGTCGCCTCGCCTATTCGTCGATTTCTCACATGGGATTCGTCTTGTTAGGCATTGCCTCGTTTACTGATTTAGGGGTGAGTGGGGCGCTGTTGCAGATGATTTCCCACGGGCTGATCGCGTCGGTGCTGTTCTTCCTGGCAGGAGTCACCTACGATCGCACCCACACCATGATGATGAATCAGATGGGTGGAATTGGTCAGGCATTACCTAAGGTGTTTGCACTATTCACGATCGCGGCGTTGGCATCCTTGGCGCTGCCTGGAATGAGTGGTTTTGCTAGCGAGATCGCGGTGTTCATGGGCGTCACCACTAGCGACGTTTATAGTTCTAACTTCCGCACAGCGACTGTGTTTCTCTCGGCAGTGGGGCTTATCCTCACCCCTATCTATCTGCTCTCAATGTTGAGACAGGTATTCTACGGGCCGAGTTCAGAGCTGATGTGCGACATTTTGCCTTCTTGTGACCTAGACGACGTTGACTTGAAGAATCAGGGCAATGATGAACCTGCTTGCTTTGGCACCAACTGCGACTTGCCTGTAGAAGCCAAGTTTGAGGATGCGAATCCCCGTGAGGTGTTCATTGCGGCCTGTTTCATCGCACTGATTGTTGGGATTGGGTTCTACCCCAAAATGGCGATGCAGATGTATGACGTGAAAACAGTTGCGGTGAATGCTCAGCTACGCGAGTCCTATCGTCAGGCTGCCCAAGCCAATCCTCAGATCTACGCTAAGGGTTTTTGGAACTCGACGACGATCTCAGAATCCCAAGCACCTCCTTTGTTGGGCCTCGTTAAGTAG
- a CDS encoding sister chromatid cohesion protein PDS5, translating to MTNREQLIQELEQAPDDLVQTVLDFLHWVKARRKSHPLAKFAGILITSEAEELQQAIATECRQVDVSEW from the coding sequence ATGACAAATCGTGAGCAATTGATTCAGGAACTCGAACAGGCTCCCGATGATCTAGTCCAGACTGTGCTGGATTTTTTGCATTGGGTTAAGGCTCGCCGCAAGAGTCATCCTCTCGCAAAGTTTGCAGGAATTTTAATTACCTCAGAAGCAGAAGAACTACAACAAGCAATTGCAACCGAGTGTCGCCAGGTAGACGTGAGTGAGTGGTGA
- a CDS encoding cytochrome P450, producing MSSPLPNLINKPAWWQLFNWIADPIKFQQKYSQQYGDIFTMRLGSLGTPIVVGNPQAIQDIFNQDAKFDIGRANAIAEPLIGRNSLMLMDGDRHRRDRKLLMPPFHGERLQTYAQQICLITEQVASRWQIGQTFVARTAMQRVSLEIILQIVFGLSEGERYQQLKSLLTQWLDMTDSPLRSSVLFLKFLQKDWGAWSPWGQMRQRQRQVHDLLQAEIAERRTRDTGRKDVLSLMMAVRDEQGKAMTDEEIRDELLTILFAGHESTATTLAWAFYQIHRNPQVLEKLLHELDSLGDRSSPMELTQLPYLNAVCQEALRMYPVLPVIFPRISKSPVKVGGHEFAPETTFIPSIYLVHYREELYPNAQQFQPERFLERQYSPSEYLPFGGGSRRCLGYALAQLEMKLILATVLSQYQLTLTGNEPVKLQRRGFTLAPKGGVRMVMTGKR from the coding sequence ATGTCTAGCCCCTTACCAAATCTCATTAATAAACCTGCTTGGTGGCAACTGTTCAATTGGATTGCCGATCCCATCAAGTTTCAACAGAAATACAGCCAGCAGTATGGTGATATCTTCACGATGCGGCTAGGCAGCTTGGGAACTCCGATAGTAGTGGGAAATCCGCAAGCAATTCAGGATATTTTTAATCAGGATGCCAAGTTTGATATTGGTCGAGCCAATGCGATCGCGGAACCGCTGATTGGGCGCAACTCTTTGATGTTGATGGATGGCGATCGCCACCGTCGCGATCGCAAACTGTTAATGCCGCCTTTTCATGGAGAAAGGCTCCAGACCTACGCCCAACAGATCTGCCTAATCACAGAACAGGTAGCTAGCCGCTGGCAAATTGGGCAAACCTTCGTGGCTCGAACTGCCATGCAACGGGTCAGCCTAGAAATCATTCTGCAAATTGTCTTTGGCTTAAGCGAGGGAGAACGCTACCAACAACTCAAATCATTGCTTACCCAGTGGCTAGACATGACGGATTCTCCCCTCCGCTCCAGTGTCCTATTCCTGAAATTCTTGCAAAAAGATTGGGGAGCCTGGAGTCCTTGGGGCCAAATGCGACAGCGGCAACGCCAGGTGCATGATCTCTTGCAAGCAGAAATTGCAGAGAGACGAACCCGAGATACAGGTCGAAAGGATGTCCTGAGTTTGATGATGGCGGTGCGGGATGAACAGGGAAAAGCCATGACCGATGAGGAGATCAGAGATGAACTCCTAACAATCTTGTTTGCAGGACATGAAAGCACGGCTACCACCCTGGCTTGGGCTTTCTATCAAATTCATCGCAACCCACAGGTTCTAGAAAAACTGCTGCATGAATTAGATAGCCTGGGCGATCGCTCCTCTCCAATGGAGTTAACTCAGTTGCCTTACCTGAATGCAGTTTGTCAAGAAGCATTACGGATGTATCCAGTTCTTCCAGTAATCTTTCCTCGCATTTCCAAATCACCTGTGAAGGTAGGAGGGCATGAGTTTGCTCCTGAAACCACTTTTATCCCCAGCATTTATCTGGTGCATTACCGAGAGGAGTTATATCCCAATGCTCAGCAATTCCAGCCAGAACGGTTTCTAGAGCGACAATATTCTCCTTCCGAATATCTCCCCTTCGGTGGCGGCAGTCGGCGGTGTTTGGGATATGCCTTAGCACAGCTAGAAATGAAGCTGATTCTAGCCACCGTGCTTTCTCAATACCAACTAACTTTGACAGGGAATGAGCCTGTGAAACTCCAACGCCGTGGCTTCACCCTCGCTCCTAAAGGCGGAGTACGCATGGTGATGACGGGAAAGAGATGA
- a CDS encoding AAA family ATPase — protein MVQKIALFNHKGGVSKTTTTFNLGWMLASKGKRVILVDSDPQCNLTGMALGEETEDDEARIQEIYNTTSNIKVGLAPAFESQPKAIEAVDCIQIQGRDDLFLLPGHVGFAEYEVTLGIAQELSGSIQALKNLPGSINDLFEKTAAKFNADYILIDMSPSLGSINQNLLMISDFFLVPTTADFFSVMAIDSLAKVLPRWYAWAKSASSLQILREANYPFPDVNLRFLGTIVQNYRIIRGKETTAFQIWIEKIEQAVSKKLVPILGRSNMLLPSDIYRNQGIESSFTLAKISNFNSLIAKSQEHRTPVYELTPQQLGQGGVVLVNNQQKQEEFRQTFSNLADKIIALSSESSTYAVSA, from the coding sequence ATGGTTCAAAAAATTGCTTTATTCAACCACAAGGGCGGAGTCAGCAAAACTACAACCACCTTCAACTTGGGCTGGATGCTTGCTTCAAAAGGAAAAAGAGTAATTCTTGTTGACAGCGACCCCCAGTGCAATCTCACAGGCATGGCTTTGGGAGAGGAAACTGAGGATGACGAGGCGAGAATTCAAGAAATATACAATACAACCTCCAATATAAAGGTAGGATTGGCTCCTGCATTCGAGTCGCAACCAAAAGCAATTGAGGCTGTTGATTGCATTCAAATACAAGGTCGAGATGATTTATTTTTATTACCTGGTCACGTTGGCTTTGCTGAGTATGAAGTAACACTAGGCATTGCTCAAGAGCTGAGTGGTTCAATTCAAGCTCTTAAGAACTTGCCAGGTTCTATTAATGATTTATTTGAGAAGACAGCAGCTAAGTTTAATGCAGACTATATCTTGATTGATATGAGCCCCAGCTTAGGCTCAATTAACCAGAATTTGCTGATGATTAGTGACTTCTTCTTAGTGCCTACTACTGCTGACTTTTTCTCTGTAATGGCAATCGACTCTTTGGCTAAGGTTTTACCAAGATGGTATGCCTGGGCTAAATCAGCGAGTTCACTTCAAATCCTAAGAGAGGCTAATTATCCTTTTCCTGATGTTAATCTGCGTTTTTTAGGAACAATTGTTCAGAACTATCGAATTATTCGAGGCAAAGAAACTACTGCGTTCCAAATCTGGATTGAGAAGATTGAACAAGCTGTCTCTAAAAAACTGGTTCCAATCCTAGGGCGAAGCAATATGCTGTTGCCAAGTGACATCTATAGAAATCAGGGGATTGAAAGTAGTTTCACGCTTGCAAAAATTTCAAATTTTAATAGCCTGATTGCTAAATCTCAAGAGCATCGAACCCCAGTCTATGAACTAACTCCTCAGCAACTAGGACAAGGAGGAGTTGTCCTAGTTAACAATCAGCAGAAACAGGAGGAGTTTAGACAAACTTTTTCAAATTTAGCAGACAAAATTATTGCACTAAGTTCCGAAAGCTCTACGTATGCAGTCAGCGCTTGA